TCTCAAAGAAAGTTGTTCATGACCACTTCATTATAAGAAAGGCTGAAAAGGCCTAaacttttatcataaaaaaatggcaTCTAAATGTCCTTTTTCCTTCGTGTCCGTAGTCAATAATGCCTCTTCCAACTCCTCCACCACTCCCCCTTCTTCCTTGCATCCAATTTCACAATTCCAATCCACTAAAAATAGAAAGCCAAAACGCCATCACATTCCTAGAACCACATGCAGTGAAAACCAAAACAATCCAACACCAAACCCATCCGAAGGAGAACTATCACATATTGTAGGACATAGGAGGAATGTTCTACTTGGCCTAGGAGGGCTTTGTGGTGCAGTTACTCTTAACAACAACCCTTTTGCCTTTGCAGCTCCAATATCTCCTCCAGACCTAAACACATGTGGTCCACCAGACACACCCGCGGGTGCAAATCCCACCAATTGTTGCCCCCCATCTTCCAAAATCATAGATTTCAAGTTCCCTCCTTCTAACCAACCCTTGAGGGTAAGACCAGCGGCACATTTGGTCAACGATGAATATCTAGCCAAATACAAAAAAGCCCTTGACCTCATGAAAAAACTCCCCTCTGATGATCCACGTAATTTCACCCAACAAGCCAATGTTCATTGTGCTTATTGTGATGGTGCATATCACCAAGTTGGGTTCCCTGACCTTGATCTCCAAATCCACAACTCTTGGCTCTTCTTCCCTTTCCATCGATGGTATCTCTATTTCTATGAAAAGATCTTGGGGAGCTTGATCAATGATCCAACCTTTGCCCTTCCGTTTTGGAACTGGGATGCTCCTGATGGCATGCAACTTCCTTCCATTTACGCAGACCCTAAATCACCCCTTTATGACACTCTTCGCAATGCCAATCATCAACCCCCAACACTTGTAGACCTCGACTTCAATCTCGAGGATCCTATTTCCAATGGAAAAATTTCCAACAACCTCACCATAATGTATAGGCAAGTTGTGTCTAATGGGAAGACTCCTACGTTGTTCCTTGGAAATCCTTACCGTGCTGGAGATGAGCCTGACCCGGGTTTTGGATCCGTAGAGAACGTTCCACATGGCTCTGTTCATTTATGGACCGGTGATATCAACCAACCTAACATTGAGGACATGGGAACTTTCTATTCGGCTGCTAGA
The nucleotide sequence above comes from Glycine soja cultivar W05 chromosome 11, ASM419377v2, whole genome shotgun sequence. Encoded proteins:
- the LOC114375449 gene encoding polyphenol oxidase A1, chloroplastic-like, which encodes MASKCPFSFVSVVNNASSNSSTTPPSSLHPISQFQSTKNRKPKRHHIPRTTCSENQNNPTPNPSEGELSHIVGHRRNVLLGLGGLCGAVTLNNNPFAFAAPISPPDLNTCGPPDTPAGANPTNCCPPSSKIIDFKFPPSNQPLRVRPAAHLVNDEYLAKYKKALDLMKKLPSDDPRNFTQQANVHCAYCDGAYHQVGFPDLDLQIHNSWLFFPFHRWYLYFYEKILGSLINDPTFALPFWNWDAPDGMQLPSIYADPKSPLYDTLRNANHQPPTLVDLDFNLEDPISNGKISNNLTIMYRQVVSNGKTPTLFLGNPYRAGDEPDPGFGSVENVPHGSVHLWTGDINQPNIEDMGTFYSAARDPIFFSHHSNIDRMWSIWKTLGGKRKDFTDSDWLESGFLFYDENKNLVRVKVKDCLDERKLGYVYQDVDIPWLNSRPTPRRSRVQKVALAQNFGVGAARAAETSRNVKFPLVLDSVVSTMVKRPNKSRSRKEKEEEEEVLVIEGIEFERNTPVKFDVFINDEDDKQIRPDNTEFAGSFVSVPHSHKHKNKDIITCLRLGLTDLLEELEAEDDDSVRVTLVPRYGKGRVKIRGIKIKLLAD